The Lynx canadensis isolate LIC74 chromosome D1, mLynCan4.pri.v2, whole genome shotgun sequence genome has a segment encoding these proteins:
- the EXPH5 gene encoding exophilin-5 isoform X1: MSLRCCRPEPRRCGLFPHFVVLDFQRGGLLIGYGIRFLKLVFCTLKNVLGTEGAKELKCSSHTGEKMTKVPQGFDFSFLNDEEARKILQVLERNEELQRADKDRISKLQKTKRDIRWLQGVTGEWFEEIQRKKFCNETDVSQMLKQPLTYRLRKGMAENDRVELQTSGSKTTPHQRNPMSVSSRLSFRSSFSSLFSFRKSRRETSKLLSPAQKGCDSHAGPSVSVRRTATQAKIHSSPLENQPVDSVFVPGRAGMREGSGMPPWDASLLENEFFQVLDDLDNKLAQEQCPSSGNTTAPLNYGSRAQCSHFYSRGNTHGNITGRYQNHHNGASNMSIYDILRPGTPREGFKTFSPRTKTIYDMYRTREPRLSKEDYVQKNSFGSTSLCFDSRQPSTSPATIYFTTRSLHFPTITQNKSGFIPPRHQQSPKRTPLSSIIWNRSDSSGGRQSQEEFLGAPSPMEIDSADQYVYPRCFQENRRYEFYRSQSVYQGVHLDACMDNAMSPDPFENSENMPFYHQEHPFARSFSSNTFGRNREQRFKQSPLWGQHEEHPFWSDFPQSRHPFTSHRDSEMISMEVSAGHSHSIHSQHWGSFSPGYKTNIFRDHEETHLWQFDSQTTTLESTEVSRGNESQTTHFSMPNVCPGTGPSYHSTSGRSVCQQGGPPTEVHLDKEPYSFGNTQTTLASSFNTSFPPIPDDRGNPQRPSFQNPTVAVHKIKPASLPIKSYTEVTVTKSDSVDSPPLTESPPSILVTQVTKEKVLKESHREEDKQLHKMDRTHMTSEVPQPVSQTVTSNHASDVQNPLSQDSAKGKGFAFNASTTASSKRSPGVISRKESPKIHISHREQSNELKKDKNHTGDRKLGSATSLAFIQERTTASWPSPGQGCHQEVRASTEAISGIFKNNHWSSEPADGQKAQSAEKPAISDTKEEQGTTSPSTNCSKPAARRKIPRDSSDLSSGILPGSSPSNNSFLDTPAIPSTTVFSRKSPSGNDPSPGERAQKDNDSKDQSDQFALSPSENPKRNDECVLVHNEAADVAKWRSHSPFKDGKGKGKVRRRIASLEKLSKMESRSAPTSDNSSSVEMNQSNSKPPEVHTTSCSSPTKSARFLISNRKSESKIMASPCRNEPLPFQVKNNVEHPAGKYTLNKFGPSSSESESKCSKAVSDSVPVAPEATEKVTSLKNSGFASVRKGPLPFLIKRAVSCPSGVPDASDGRDKREECLVSNTDASAVTLKPWEAIISPLENNSPVSDLSSPKRHHQKEYFPECTEKDGKIAASGTGLFSLSNEDPLPFSSDASRKERGKTLRKFKTTSTFSVSGDEDNVKCLEVVSVYYTLPRKYSKKFSNILEKYTRYIDSLTESTKVETETFPNAFEQEKLNYSTQEQSGTPSSEGLKMLVTSAQEKTHCLSRTSENMTASQLPSIWPSEPTLQEVDSTEARVSLHKGESKTGEISPDNFAKTPLGDSESRKERGKRLQSETLPPSSMLQEKKGTEEKAENCQQSSKSGNSGPSNLPAHSEENVGSSQNGRSSGECVGTRIAITAPGTGEGLPREIADGSSNGLQPSQVRGEIGTDFQKETSKPLSDLESQVFALTPALHKLQLFEGTCSGEPDLDSLQSEPRELPPRSQEISMTENSKAEDEMLKLAWDQPSFPGGSSKQKTSLDDPEKGKNRSVVKHRLAAMSKTSRKFPAKDLSPRRHVATIFPQSGNSSGFGSLSLGTAECNLPSPEPTPKSIESRNESRLSRDITDVEKSENSLQVTVIPSRETSTHLSNPKPNSISQLQQNGSKNISESSPKYEKSKDVTAAQTLERESRTLAQPTFPNLGEADFSDHQRRINPPFPLEPTEKSRVSIPLASYQQQQRSASSLEWGPELHPYRSNSLKSINVHGDLVRKSHPPKVRGRHFSESTSIDNALSELTLGDEFSGNSGYSRRFRSFSELSSCDGNENRTLGGGRTKMGPKFATSISRPIDYGIFGKEQQLAFLENVKRSLTQGRLWKPSFLKNPGFLKDDVINHPQPTELPSSDSPSGQMPEDALSPGAPLCIYEKTPVDSDCDTDTTTDDEYYLDENDKESEL; the protein is encoded by the exons caAACTCCAGAAGACAAAGAGGGATATCAGATGGCTTCAAGGAGTGACTGGTGAATGGTttgaagaaattcaaagaaagaagTTTTGCAATGAAACAGATGTTAGCCAGATGTTGAAACAACCACTCACATACAGGCTAAGGAAAGGGATGGCAGAAAATG ATCGTGTGGAATTACAGACGTCAGGATCTAAAACTACACCTCATCAAAGAAACCCCATGTCTGTTTCTTCCCGGCTGAGCTTCAGATcgtcattttcttcccttttctcattcAGAAAATCCAGAAGGGAGACTTCAAAGCTTCTGTCACCGGCACAGAAAGG ATGTGACAGCCATGCAGGACCTTCCGTGTCTGTGAGGCGAACTGCTACG cAGGCCAAAATACACAGTTCACCTCTGGAAAATCAACCGGTTGACAGTGTCTTTGTCCCCGGGCGAGCAGGCATGAGGGAGGGAAGTGGTATGCCTCCCTGGGATGCTTCACTGCTGGAAAATGAGTTTTTCCAAG TTTTAGACGACTTGGATAATAAACTGGCTCAGGAACAATGTCCAAGCTCAGGGAATACCACAGCACCTCTCAACTATGGATCAAGAGCACAGTGCAGTCATTTTTACTCCAGGGGGAACACGCACGGAAATATCACGGGAAGGTACCAAAACCACCATAATGGAGCTTCTAATATGTCTATCTATGACATCCTAAGACCAGGAACCCCTAGGGAAGGTTTTAAAACCTTTTCTCCTAGAACAAAAACAATTTATGATATGTACAGGACAAGGGAGCCCAGACTCTCAAAAGAAGATTACGTGCAAAAGAATAGTTTTGGTAGTACTTCTCTGTGTTTCGACAGCAGGCAGCCATCAACTTCACCGGCTACGATATATTTCACAACAAGAAGCTTACATTTTCCAACAATAACTCAGAACAAGAGTGGGTTTATACCACCAAGACACCAGCAGAGCCCAAAGAGAACTCCTTTATCATCCATTATATGGAATAGATCAGATTCTTCCGGAGGTAGGCAGAGCCAGGAAGAATTCCTGGGGGCACCTTCACCGATGGAGATTGACTCTGCTGACCAGTATGTGTATCCCAGGTGTTTTCAGGAGAATAGGAGATACGAATTTTACCGTTCACAGAGTGTTTACCAAGGTGTTCATTTAGACGCCTGCATGGATAATGCGATGAGTCCTGACCCATTTGAGAACTCAGAAAATATGCCATTCTACCATCAAGAACACCCATTTGCTAGATCTTTCTCTAGCAATACCTTTGGACGAAACAGGGAACAGAGATTTAAACAAAGTCCTCTTTGGGGCCAACACGAAGAACATCCTTTCTGGTCTGACTTCCCTCAAAGTAGGCATCCATTCACTTCTCACAGAGACTCCGAAATGATATCCATGGAAGTATCAGCTGGTCACAGCCATAGCATTCATTCTCAACACTGGGGATCATTTTCTCCTGgttacaaaacaaatattttcagagatcATGAAGAGACACATCTCTGGCAGTTTGACTCTCAGACAACCACGCTGGAGAGCACGGAGGTGTCGCGAGGCAATGAGAGCCAGACGACTCATTTCAGCATGCCAAACGTTTGCCCTGGGACTGGTCCCAGCTATCACAGCACATCTGGCAGGTCAGTATGCCAACAGGGCGGTCCTCCTACAGAAGTACACCTGGACAAAGAACCTTACTCGTTTGGAAATACTCAGACGACTCTAGCATCCTCATTCAACACCTCCTTCCCCCCGATTCCCGATGACAGAGGGAACCCTCAGAGGCCCAGCTTTCAGAATCCCACAGTTGCTGTGCACAAAATTAAGCCCGCCTCTCTGCCAATAAAAAGCTATACGGAAGTCACTGTGACCAAGAGCGATTCAGTCGATTCTCCACCTCTTACTGAAAGCCCACCCAGTATCTTGGTCACACAAGTGACTAAGGAGAAAGTCTTGAAGGAATCTCATCGGGAAGAAGACAAACAACTACACAAGATGGACCGGACACACATGACAAGTGAAGTCCCCCAACCGGTCTCACAGACAGTAACCTCTAACCATGCCTCTGACGTTCAAAATCCCCTCTCCCAGGACTCAGCCAAGGGCAAAGGGTTTGCTTTTAATGCATCTACCACAGCAAGTTCAAAGAGGTCACCTGGAGTCATTTCCAGGAAAGAGagccccaaaattcatatatcacACAGAGAGCAATccaatgaacttaaaaaagataagaatcacACGGGGGACAGAAAACTTGGCTCAGCAACTTCCCTTGCTTTCATTCAGGAACGCACAACAGCGTCTTGGCCCAGCCCAGGTCAAGGTTGTCACCAGGAAGTAAGAGCAAGTACTGAAGCTATttcaggcatttttaaaaataaccactgGAGCTCTGAACCTGCTGATGGTCAAAAGGCACAGTCTGCAGAAAAGCCTGCTATTTCAGATACCAAGGAAGAACAAGGTACCACAAGTCCTTCCACCAACTGTAGCAAACCAGCTGCTCGTCGTAAGATCCCACGCGATTCTTCAGATCTGTCATCGGGTATACTACCTGGCTCCTCACCATCGAATAATTCTTTCCTTGACACTCCAGCGATTCCTTCAACAACAGTGTTCTCCAGGAAAAGTCCTTCGGGCAACGATCCATCTCCGGGAGAAAGAGCACAAAAGGACAATGATAGCAAGGACCAAAGTGATCAGTTTGCCCTAAGCCCCTCAGAAAACCCAAAGCGTAACGATGAGTGTGTACTTGTACACAATGAGGCAGCTGATGTTGCCAAATGGCGTTCTCACTCTCCTTTCaaggatgggaaaggaaaaggaaaagtaaggCGACGCATAGCCTCTCTGGAGAAGTTAAGCAAAATGGAAAGTAGATCAGCACCCACCAGTGATAACAGTAGCTCCGTGGAGATGAATCAGAGCAATTCCAAGCCTCCTGAAGTTCACACGACTTCCTGCTCCTCACCAACAAAATCAGCCAGATTTCTCATCAGTAACAGGAAGTCGGAAAGTAAGATAATGGCTTCTCCGTGTAGGAATGAACCACTTCCATTCCAAGTCAAAAATAATGTGGAACACCCAGCAGGGAAGTATACATTGAACAAATTCGGTCCCAGTTCTTCTGAGTCAGAAAGCAAATGTTCCAAAGCAGTGTCAGACTCGGTCCCAGTAGCACCTGAAGCCACAGAGAAGGTGACAAGCCTGAAAAACAGTGGGTTTGCTTCTGTTAGAAAAGGACCACTTCCGTTCCTCATCAAGAGGGCCGTGTCGTGTCCGTCAGGGGTACCAGATGCCTCAGATGGcagagacaaaagagaagaatGCTTGGTCTCAAACACAGATGCTTCTGCTGTAACACTAAAACCTTGGGAGGCGATCATTAGCCCTCTGGAAAATAATTCACCTGTTAGCGATTTGTCTTCGCCAAAAAGACACCACCAAAAGGAATACTTTCCAGAATGCACTGAAAAGGATGGTAAAATTGCTGCCTCCGGGACAGGCCTATTTTCCCTTTCAAACGAAgaccctctgcctttctcttcagaCGCGTCAAGAAAAGAACGTGGGAAAACGTTACGTAAATTTAAGACCACTAGTACGTTTTCTGTTTCTGGCGATGAAGATAATGTAAAATGTCTTGAGGTGGTTTCAGTATATTACACTCTACCAAGGAAATACAGCAAAAAATTCTCTAACATTCTTGAAAAGTATACACGGTATATCGATTCACTTACGGAATCAACTAAAGTGGAGACTGAAACCTTTCCCAATGCTTTTGAACAAGAAAAGCTAAATTATTCTACCCAAGAGCAGTCAGGAACACCTTCATCTGAAGGTCTAAAGATGCTGGTCACCTCTGCTCAGGAGAAGACCCACTGTCTTTCTCGCACCAGTGAAAATATGACTGCTTCACAATTACCAAGCATTTGGCCCTCAGAACCAACATTACAGGAAGTGGATTCTACTGAGGCACGTGTTTCTCTTCATAAAGGAGAATCTAAAACTGGAGAGATTTCCCCAGATAACTTCGCTAAAACACCCCTAGGTGATTCAGAgagcagaaaagagagagggaaaagattgCAAAGCGAAACTCTGCCTCCTTCATCAatgcttcaggaaaaaaaaggtacagaagagaaagctgaaaaCTGTCAGCAATCCAGTAAATCGGGCAACAGTGGTCCTTCTAATCTCCCAGCCCATTCAGAAGAGAATGTTGGAAGTTCCCAAAATGGAAGAAGTTCCGGGGAATGTGTAGGTACTAGGATAGCCATCACAGCTCCTGGAACTGGAGAAGGCCTTCCGAGAGAGATCGCGGACGGTAGTTCCAATGGATTGCAGCCTAGTCAAGTAAGAGGGGAAATTGGAACAGATTTCCAAAAAGAGACTAGTAAACCACTTTCTGACTTGGAAAGCCAAGTCTTTGCTCTTACTCCAGCTTTGCATAAACTACAGCTTTTTGAAGGGACTTGTTCAGGTGAACCAGATTTAGACAGTTTGCAGTCTGAACCCAGAGAGCTACCTCCAAGGAGTCAGGAGATAAGCATGACAGAGAACAGCAAGGCTGAAGATGAAATGCTAAAGTTGGCATGGGATCAACCTTCATTTCCTGGAGGAAGCAGTAAACAGAAAACCAGCTTGGATGAcccagaaaaagggaaaaacagatccGTAGTTAAACACAGATTGGCAGCCATGtccaaaacaagcagaaaattCCCAGCTAAAGATTTAAGCCCCAGAAGACACGTAGCTACTATCTTCCCCCAAAGTGGGAACAGTTCTGGCTTTGGCAGCTTATCTCTTGGCACGGCCGAGTGCAACCTGCCGTCCCCTGAGCCTACTCCAAAGTCCATAGAGTCCAGAAATGAAAGCAGGTTGAGTCGCGATATAACGGATGTGGAAAAGTCAGAGAACTCTCTCCAGGTTACTGTAATACCCAGTAGAGAAACTTCTACACACTTAAGCAATCCGAAGCCTAACAGCATTTCACAGCTACAGCAGAATGGGTCTAAAAATATCTCAGAATCATCACCAAAGTATGAGAAGTCTAAAGATGTAACAGCAGCTCAGACTTTGGAAAGAGAGTCAAGAACTTTGGCCCAACCCACATTCCCCAACCTCGGGGAAGCAGACTTCTCTGACCATCAGAGAAGAATAAACCCTCCTTTTCCTTTGGAGCCTACAGAGAAATCTAGAGTAAGCATTCCATTGGCCAGTTATCAGCAACAACAAAGAAGTGCTTCATCTCTGGAGTGGGGACCTGAACTGCACCCCTATCGTTCAAACAGTTTAAAAAGCATCAATGTGCACGGTGATCTGGTACGCAAAAGTCATCCTCCAAAGGTCAGGGGGCGCCATTTTTCTGAGAGCACTTCTATTGACAATGCCCTGAGTGAACTGACCCTCGGGGATGAATTCTCTGGCAACAGCGGATACAGTCGAAGATTCAGATCCTTTTCTGAGCTTTCCTCCTGTGATGGAAATGAAAACCGGACTTTGGGTGGTGGCAGAACAAAAATGGGGCCCAAGTTTGCAACATCTATATCTAGACCTATTGACTATGGAATTTTTGGGAAAGAACAACAGTTGGCTTTCTTGGAGAATGTAAAGAGGTCACTCACACAAGGAAGATTATGGAAACCAAGTTTTCTTAAGAACCCCGGCTTCCTGAAAGATGATGTAATTAACCATCCTCAGCCAACAGAGCTACCAAGCTCAGATTCTCCGAGCGGCCAGATGCCGGAAGATGCCTTATCTCCAGGCGCACCACTTTGTATCTATGAAAAGACTCCAGTAGACTCAGATTGTGACACGGACACAACCACGGATGACGAATACTATCTGGATGAAAATGACAAAGAGTCAGAACTGTGA